The proteins below come from a single Alligator mississippiensis isolate rAllMis1 chromosome 2, rAllMis1, whole genome shotgun sequence genomic window:
- the LOC102566777 gene encoding cilia- and flagella-associated protein 77-like, which produces MEASKDHRFPQKKKRRCSVSDICPPPLIPLIAADIQLGMENERVGVLRDTMFQNHLILKPELGRPRQICARLPGSDFVYGLRLPNEGGVPEAIGHWNVMKVAPKPPKKMPRDFISMNHKAVKAGLITAKEHYRYRQTHDIRLPEDDERHFKKDPPRLPDAMTYGMPPRRHTPITDVLEHRFQDIWVEEQRENTYIQKEQKKRIMPHGKVYKTYCSMLREHQRPVKSAPLCHLPSLEKVDPHLSTFRSQDAKAKAFKVYQSEAATRCGILAQGIYTKY; this is translated from the coding sequence ATGGAAGCATCCAAGGATCACAGATTccctcagaaaaagaaaagaagatgcAGCGTTAGTGACATCTGTCCCCCGCCCTTGATCCCCCTGATCGCAGCTGATATCCAATTGGGGATGGAAAATGAGAGAGTTGGGGTGCTGAGAGACACCATGTTCCAGAACCACCTCATCCTTAAGCCAGAGCTGGGAAGGCCACGCCAAATTTGTGCACGCTTGCCAGGGTCTGATTTTGTGTATGGACTACGTCTTCCCAATGAGGGGGGAGTTCCTGAAGCGATAGGCCACTGGAATGTAATGAAAGTTGCACCAAAACCACCAAAGAAGATGCCACGTGATTTTATTTCTATGAACCACAAAGCAGTCAAGGCTGGCCTTATCACAGCAAAGGAACACTATAGGTACCGCCAAACCCATGATATCCGTCTCCCCGAAGATGACGAACGTCACTTTAAAAAGGACCCACCACGCCTACCAGATGCCATGACATATGGAATGCCACCTCGCCGCCATACCCCTATCACAGATGTTCTCGAGCATCGGTTCCAGGATATCTGGGTGGAGGAACAACGGGAAAACACCTACAttcaaaaggaacaaaaaaagaggATAATGCCCCATGGGAAAGTATACAAGACATACTGCAGCATGCTGAGAGAACACCAACGGCCTGTGAAATCAGCTCCACTTTGTCATTTGCCCTCTTTGGAGAAAGTTGACCCTCATCTCAGTACCTTTCGCAGCCAAGATGCTAAAGCAAAAGCCTTCAAGGTCTATCAGTCAGAAGCTGCAACAAGATGTGGAATACTTgctcagggcatttatacaaaatattga